The Halanaerobium praevalens DSM 2228 genome contains a region encoding:
- the tpiA gene encoding triose-phosphate isomerase, which translates to MRKPFICGNWKMNKNVDEAEKMINNLKAKVKDVDNVEMGICSTALCLTTVKEAAQGSELVTGAENIYWKDSGAYTGEISAKMLAASDIEYTIVGHSERREIFGESDYEVNKKVLSALAHGVKPIICVGETLEERKAEQIEAKVNFQVDSALAGLTEAEVADLVIAYEPIWAIGTGETASAEEANRVIGIIRENIRKEYPEAADKVRIQYGGSVKPHNVEEIMAQPEIDGALVGGASLEAESFSEIILKTAKIYK; encoded by the coding sequence ATGCGTAAACCATTTATTTGTGGAAATTGGAAAATGAATAAAAATGTTGATGAAGCTGAAAAAATGATTAACAATTTAAAAGCTAAAGTAAAAGATGTAGATAATGTAGAAATGGGTATTTGTTCAACAGCACTGTGTTTAACAACAGTTAAAGAAGCTGCTCAGGGTAGTGAGCTTGTAACTGGTGCTGAAAATATTTACTGGAAAGATTCTGGTGCTTATACTGGAGAAATTTCTGCTAAGATGTTAGCTGCTAGTGATATAGAATACACTATTGTAGGTCATTCTGAGCGCAGAGAAATTTTTGGAGAAAGTGATTATGAGGTGAATAAAAAAGTTCTTTCAGCACTAGCACATGGAGTAAAACCAATTATTTGTGTTGGAGAAACTTTAGAAGAAAGAAAAGCTGAACAAATAGAAGCAAAAGTTAATTTTCAAGTTGATTCTGCTCTAGCTGGATTAACTGAAGCAGAAGTTGCAGATCTAGTTATTGCTTATGAACCTATTTGGGCAATTGGTACAGGTGAAACTGCTTCCGCGGAAGAGGCAAATCGAGTTATTGGAATTATTAGAGAAAATATTAGAAAAGAATATCCAGAAGCTGCTGATAAAGTTAGAATTCAATATGGTGGTAGTGTTAAACCACATAATGTAGAAGAAATTATGGCTCAACCTGAAATTGATGGTGCCTTAGTTGGTGGAGCCAGTTTAGAAGCGGAGTCTTTTTCTGAAATAATATTAAAGACTGCCAAAATCTATAAGTAA
- the gpmI gene encoding 2,3-bisphosphoglycerate-independent phosphoglycerate mutase has translation MARPKPLALIIADGLGVNENAEGNAVYQAETPFLDKLNKEYPHSILKPSGEAVGLPDGQMGNSEVGHLNIGAGRIVYQDFTRINKAVAEKELLTNEALKKAVDHAKENDGALHLIGLLSDGGVHSHIKHLFGLIEMADRAGLEKVYIHPILDGRDTPPASGTGYLKELETELERVGTGEIATVSGRYYTMDRDNRWERTKKAYDMLVLGEGNKAEDPIQAVESSYAEDIEDEFVIPTVITKNGKAVGPMNDHDSVIFFNFRADRARQITQALTIDGFDGFEREPEHPEDLYYVTMTEYDEEFDLPVAFEPVEIEDGLGEVLSREGLKQLRIAETEKYAHVTFFFNGGVEEPNKGEDRLLIPSPQVATYEMQPEMSAYEVTDKLLEKIEADEYDVIILNYANIDMVGHTGFMDAAIKAVETVDECLSKLVPVILEKGGQALITADHGNGEKMKEDDGSPFTAHTSNIVPLYYVGGPKNTGIATGKLADLAPTMLDILGIEKPEKMTGESLIINE, from the coding sequence ATGGCAAGACCAAAACCACTAGCCCTAATTATTGCAGATGGGTTAGGAGTGAATGAGAATGCAGAAGGAAATGCTGTTTATCAAGCAGAGACTCCTTTTTTAGATAAATTAAATAAAGAATATCCCCATTCAATTTTAAAACCTTCAGGAGAAGCTGTAGGTTTACCAGATGGTCAAATGGGTAACTCTGAGGTTGGTCATTTAAATATTGGGGCTGGTCGGATTGTTTATCAGGATTTTACAAGAATTAATAAGGCTGTAGCAGAAAAAGAATTATTAACTAATGAAGCATTGAAAAAAGCAGTAGATCATGCTAAAGAAAACGATGGAGCTCTTCATTTAATTGGATTACTTTCTGATGGTGGTGTGCACAGTCATATTAAACATCTTTTTGGTTTAATTGAAATGGCTGATCGAGCTGGCTTAGAAAAAGTATATATTCATCCGATTTTAGATGGAAGAGATACACCTCCGGCAAGTGGTACTGGTTATTTAAAAGAATTAGAAACAGAGTTAGAAAGAGTTGGAACTGGTGAAATTGCTACTGTTAGTGGTCGTTATTACACTATGGATCGTGATAATCGCTGGGAAAGAACTAAAAAGGCTTATGATATGTTAGTTTTAGGAGAAGGAAATAAAGCTGAAGATCCTATTCAAGCTGTGGAAAGTTCTTATGCAGAAGATATAGAAGATGAATTTGTTATTCCAACTGTAATTACTAAAAATGGTAAAGCAGTTGGTCCGATGAATGATCATGATTCAGTTATTTTCTTTAACTTTAGAGCTGATAGAGCCCGTCAAATTACTCAAGCTTTAACTATTGATGGTTTTGATGGCTTTGAGCGGGAGCCTGAACACCCAGAAGATCTATATTATGTAACAATGACAGAATATGATGAAGAATTTGATTTACCAGTTGCTTTTGAACCAGTAGAAATTGAAGATGGATTAGGTGAGGTTTTAAGTAGAGAGGGTTTAAAACAGCTTAGAATTGCTGAAACTGAAAAATATGCTCATGTAACTTTCTTCTTTAATGGAGGAGTTGAAGAACCAAATAAAGGTGAAGATCGCCTATTAATTCCATCACCACAAGTTGCAACTTATGAGATGCAACCAGAAATGAGTGCTTATGAGGTAACAGATAAACTTTTAGAAAAAATAGAAGCTGACGAATATGATGTAATTATTCTTAACTATGCGAATATAGATATGGTAGGACACACTGGTTTTATGGATGCAGCTATTAAAGCAGTAGAAACTGTTGATGAATGTTTGTCTAAGCTTGTGCCTGTTATTTTAGAAAAAGGAGGTCAGGCTTTAATTACAGCTGACCATGGTAATGGAGAAAAAATGAAAGAAGATGATGGATCTCCATTTACAGCTCATACTTCTAATATTGTTCCTCTTTATTATGTAGGAGGCCCTAAAAATACTGGAATTGCTACTGGCAAATTAGCTGATTTAGCACCAACAATGTTAGATATCTTAGGAATTGAAAAACCAGAAAAGATGACTGGTGAATCATTAATTATCAATGAATAA